The following proteins come from a genomic window of Crassostrea angulata isolate pt1a10 chromosome 1, ASM2561291v2, whole genome shotgun sequence:
- the LOC128172648 gene encoding serine/threonine-protein kinase DCLK3-like isoform X6 has product MPRSQWMIFYINARPHNHEFGETESNFGATQGAYGRTRGMYGSNAFHPGRFFHGTQPHRRWAGTFGHANKNTYLPNADNIPLKPKVVTIVRNGHKPRNNVKILLNRRSVQSFEQLMADISEAFGPKYKNNKVKKLFSIRGREVQGISDFFRDDDVFIGVGGESLTETDIVDIVEELYPDSSMAKSILRELERNKRKRHNLAKQTQADHDADKRDSGFGEGSDGSNREQDGEYVIYKGRPQEKGKRRNDYPKEYELAGKLEQEKDKAVHDERERTKKRQQKMMETERRALDEERRKRGLVPNKPEDPFKRIKEQKEKEKEEARKKKEEERLKKLEEEEKEKQKKEQEARERAIQAARDRQAAAEKAERVKAEKEKAEREKMEKEKAEKEDKEKPDKDSKEAANKDKTPRDQKADAVTKEKSPRDPKATKEKTDPALKDKEKAEKKRKSKSKIVRKSKLERQVSGDEHITNKYDLGRTLGDGNFAIVRQSKLKAGSGEYAMKVIDKPKLRGKEHMVENEIEIMKDCHHHNIVKLYEEYETSDKIYLVMELVKGGDLFDAITQSVKFGEVDSARMVKDLCNALFYLHSRSIVHRDLKPENLLVHRNKDGSISLKLADFGLAMEVKEPIFTVCGTPTYVAPEILSEIGYGLEVDMWAVGVITYILLCGFPPFRSPDRNQTELFEFIKAGEYEFLSPYWDNISPYAKDLIEHLLVVDKKKRYTAIETLSHPWILLNGDMSRPPESSKLDEMRKNTRKELELQAKQSYDSYQKLKEKRKLEQQAAS; this is encoded by the exons cTCGTCCACATAACCATGAATTCGGAGAGACAGAATCAAACTTTGGAGCAACTCAAGGAGCCTATGGGAGGACCAGAGGAATGTATGGAAGTAATGCCTTCCATCCGGGGCGATTCTTTCACGGAACTCAACCACATCGACGATGGGCGGGGACATTCGGCCATGCCAATAAAAACACTTATCTACCAAATGCTGATAACATACCACTTAAGCCAAAAGTTGTGACGATAGTCAGAAATGGACACAAACCCCGAAACAATGTGAAGATTCTCCTCAATAGGAGAAGTGTTCAGTCCTTTGAGCAACTTATGGCAGACATTTCCGAGGCCTTTGGAcctaaatataaaaacaataaagtgaAGAAATTGTTCTCAATTCGTGGGAGGGAGGTTCAAGGAATTTCAGACTTTTTCCGTGATGACGATGTGTTTATTGGTGTGGGTGGGGAATCTCTTACTGAGACAGACATTGTTGATATTGTAGAGGAATTGTATCCAGACAGCTCAATGGCCAAAAGCATTCTCCGAGAACTGGAAAGGAACAAACGTAAGCGTCATAACCTTGCTAAACAGACGCAAGCGGATCACGATGCTGATAAGAGAGACAGTGGGTTTGGTGAGGGTAGTGATGGCAGCAATAGGGAGCAGGATGGAGAATATGTCATCTACAAGGGCAGGCCTCAGGAGAAGGGAAAACGAAGAAATGATTATCCCAAGGAATATGAACTGGCTGGTAAACTTGAGCAGGAGAAGGATAAGGCTGTCCATGACGAACGGGAGAGGACAAAGAAAcggcaacaaaaaatgatggAAACAGAGCGACGTGCATTGGATGAAGAAAGGCGGAAGAGAGGTTTAGTACCAAACAAGCCAGAGGATCCGTTTAAGAGAATAAAGGAgcagaaagagaaagaaaaggAAGAGGCTCGCAAGAAGAAGGAGGAAGAAAGATTGAAGAAAttggaagaagaagaaaaagagaaGCAGAAGAAAGAACAGGAAGCTCGAGAAAGAGCTATTCAAGCTGCTCGGGATAGACAAGCTGCTGCAGAGAAGGCAGAAAGAGTTAAAGCAGAGAAAGAAAaggcagagagagagaaaatggaGAAAGAAAAGGCAGAGAAGGAGGACAAAGAAAAACCAGATAAGGACAGTAAAGAAGCTGCCAATAAGGATAAGACACCAAGAGATCAGAAGGCAGATGCTGTCACAAAGGAGAAGTCGCCAAGAGATCCAAAGGCAACGAAAGAGAAGACGGATCCAGCTCTGAAAGACAAAGAAAAAGCAGAAAAGaagcgaaaatcaaaatccaagatTGTACGCAAATCGAAACTGGAGCGCCAAGTGAGTGGTGATGAACACATCACAAACAAGTATGATCTAGGCAGGACTCTTGGAGATGGAAACTTTGCTATAGTGAGACAGTCTAAGCTAAAAGCAGGTAGTGGTGAATATGCCATGAAAGTGATAGACAAGCCGAAACTGAGAGGCAAAGAGCATATGGTGGAGAATGAGATTGAAATTATGAAGGACTGTCACCATCACAATATTGTCAAGTTGTACGAGGAGTATGAAACGTCAGACAAAATTTACCTGGTTATGGAACTTGTCAAG GGTGGGGACTTGTTTGATGCCATTACTCAGAGTGTGAAGTTTGGGGAAGTGGATTCTGCTCGTATGGTCAAGGATTTATGTAATGCCCTTTTCTACCTCCACTCGCGCTCAATAGTCCATCGAGACCTCAAACCTGAGAACCTCCTG GTTCACAGAAACAAGGATGGTTCCATCTCCCTGAAGCTGGCAGACTTTGGGTTAGCAATGGAAGTGAAGGAGCCAATCTTCACAGTCTGTGGAACGCCAACCTATGTAGCCCCAGAAATCCTCTCAGAAATTg GCTATGGCTTGGAGGTGGACATGTGGGCTGTAGGAGTCATTACGTATATTCTGTTGTGTGGTTTCCCACCGTTTCGAAGTCCTGATAGAAACCAGACAGAACTGTTTGAGTTTATTAAAGCAGGAGAATATGAGTTCCTTAGTCCATATTGGGACAACATCTCACCAT ATGCCAAAGATCTGATAGAACACTTATTAGTGGTAGACAAGAAAAAACGGTACACAGCCATAGAAACTCTCTCACACCCATGGATTTTGTTAAATGGTGATATGTCAAGGCCGCCGGAGAGCTCTAAACTGGACGAAATGAGGAAAAATACACGAAAAGAGCTGGAACTTCAGGCGAAGCAAAGCTATGACTCTTATCAAAAACTTAAAGAGAAACGCAAGCTGGAGCAGCAAGCGGCCTCATGA
- the LOC128172648 gene encoding serine/threonine-protein kinase DCLK3-like isoform X7, with the protein MAGKSASAPRPHNHEFGETESNFGATQGAYGRTRGMYGSNAFHPGRFFHGTQPHRRWAGTFGHANKNTYLPNADNIPLKPKVVTIVRNGHKPRNNVKILLNRRSVQSFEQLMADISEAFGPKYKNNKVKKLFSIRGREVQGISDFFRDDDVFIGVGGESLTETDIVDIVEELYPDSSMAKSILRELERNKRKRHNLAKQTQADHDADKRDSGFGEGSDGSNREQDGEYVIYKGRPQEKGKRRNDYPKEYELAGKLEQEKDKAVHDERERTKKRQQKMMETERRALDEERRKRGLVPNKPEDPFKRIKEQKEKEKEEARKKKEEERLKKLEEEEKEKQKKEQEARERAIQAARDRQAAAEKAERVKAEKEKAEREKMEKEKAEKEDKEKPDKDSKEAANKDKTPRDQKADAVTKEKSPRDPKATKEKTDPALKDKEKAEKKRKSKSKIVRKSKLERQVSGDEHITNKYDLGRTLGDGNFAIVRQSKLKAGSGEYAMKVIDKPKLRGKEHMVENEIEIMKDCHHHNIVKLYEEYETSDKIYLVMELVKGGDLFDAITQSVKFGEVDSARMVKDLCNALFYLHSRSIVHRDLKPENLLVHRNKDGSISLKLADFGLAMEVKEPIFTVCGTPTYVAPEILSEIGYGLEVDMWAVGVITYILLCGFPPFRSPDRNQTELFEFIKAGEYEFLSPYWDNISPYAKDLIEHLLVVDKKKRYTAIETLSHPWILLNGDMSRPPESSKLDEMRKNTRKELELQAKQSYDSYQKLKEKRKLEQQAAS; encoded by the exons cTCGTCCACATAACCATGAATTCGGAGAGACAGAATCAAACTTTGGAGCAACTCAAGGAGCCTATGGGAGGACCAGAGGAATGTATGGAAGTAATGCCTTCCATCCGGGGCGATTCTTTCACGGAACTCAACCACATCGACGATGGGCGGGGACATTCGGCCATGCCAATAAAAACACTTATCTACCAAATGCTGATAACATACCACTTAAGCCAAAAGTTGTGACGATAGTCAGAAATGGACACAAACCCCGAAACAATGTGAAGATTCTCCTCAATAGGAGAAGTGTTCAGTCCTTTGAGCAACTTATGGCAGACATTTCCGAGGCCTTTGGAcctaaatataaaaacaataaagtgaAGAAATTGTTCTCAATTCGTGGGAGGGAGGTTCAAGGAATTTCAGACTTTTTCCGTGATGACGATGTGTTTATTGGTGTGGGTGGGGAATCTCTTACTGAGACAGACATTGTTGATATTGTAGAGGAATTGTATCCAGACAGCTCAATGGCCAAAAGCATTCTCCGAGAACTGGAAAGGAACAAACGTAAGCGTCATAACCTTGCTAAACAGACGCAAGCGGATCACGATGCTGATAAGAGAGACAGTGGGTTTGGTGAGGGTAGTGATGGCAGCAATAGGGAGCAGGATGGAGAATATGTCATCTACAAGGGCAGGCCTCAGGAGAAGGGAAAACGAAGAAATGATTATCCCAAGGAATATGAACTGGCTGGTAAACTTGAGCAGGAGAAGGATAAGGCTGTCCATGACGAACGGGAGAGGACAAAGAAAcggcaacaaaaaatgatggAAACAGAGCGACGTGCATTGGATGAAGAAAGGCGGAAGAGAGGTTTAGTACCAAACAAGCCAGAGGATCCGTTTAAGAGAATAAAGGAgcagaaagagaaagaaaaggAAGAGGCTCGCAAGAAGAAGGAGGAAGAAAGATTGAAGAAAttggaagaagaagaaaaagagaaGCAGAAGAAAGAACAGGAAGCTCGAGAAAGAGCTATTCAAGCTGCTCGGGATAGACAAGCTGCTGCAGAGAAGGCAGAAAGAGTTAAAGCAGAGAAAGAAAaggcagagagagagaaaatggaGAAAGAAAAGGCAGAGAAGGAGGACAAAGAAAAACCAGATAAGGACAGTAAAGAAGCTGCCAATAAGGATAAGACACCAAGAGATCAGAAGGCAGATGCTGTCACAAAGGAGAAGTCGCCAAGAGATCCAAAGGCAACGAAAGAGAAGACGGATCCAGCTCTGAAAGACAAAGAAAAAGCAGAAAAGaagcgaaaatcaaaatccaagatTGTACGCAAATCGAAACTGGAGCGCCAAGTGAGTGGTGATGAACACATCACAAACAAGTATGATCTAGGCAGGACTCTTGGAGATGGAAACTTTGCTATAGTGAGACAGTCTAAGCTAAAAGCAGGTAGTGGTGAATATGCCATGAAAGTGATAGACAAGCCGAAACTGAGAGGCAAAGAGCATATGGTGGAGAATGAGATTGAAATTATGAAGGACTGTCACCATCACAATATTGTCAAGTTGTACGAGGAGTATGAAACGTCAGACAAAATTTACCTGGTTATGGAACTTGTCAAG GGTGGGGACTTGTTTGATGCCATTACTCAGAGTGTGAAGTTTGGGGAAGTGGATTCTGCTCGTATGGTCAAGGATTTATGTAATGCCCTTTTCTACCTCCACTCGCGCTCAATAGTCCATCGAGACCTCAAACCTGAGAACCTCCTG GTTCACAGAAACAAGGATGGTTCCATCTCCCTGAAGCTGGCAGACTTTGGGTTAGCAATGGAAGTGAAGGAGCCAATCTTCACAGTCTGTGGAACGCCAACCTATGTAGCCCCAGAAATCCTCTCAGAAATTg GCTATGGCTTGGAGGTGGACATGTGGGCTGTAGGAGTCATTACGTATATTCTGTTGTGTGGTTTCCCACCGTTTCGAAGTCCTGATAGAAACCAGACAGAACTGTTTGAGTTTATTAAAGCAGGAGAATATGAGTTCCTTAGTCCATATTGGGACAACATCTCACCAT ATGCCAAAGATCTGATAGAACACTTATTAGTGGTAGACAAGAAAAAACGGTACACAGCCATAGAAACTCTCTCACACCCATGGATTTTGTTAAATGGTGATATGTCAAGGCCGCCGGAGAGCTCTAAACTGGACGAAATGAGGAAAAATACACGAAAAGAGCTGGAACTTCAGGCGAAGCAAAGCTATGACTCTTATCAAAAACTTAAAGAGAAACGCAAGCTGGAGCAGCAAGCGGCCTCATGA
- the LOC128172648 gene encoding serine/threonine-protein kinase DCLK3-like isoform X5 codes for MNHLDSGSLSVMAVQAPLHHARPHNHEFGETESNFGATQGAYGRTRGMYGSNAFHPGRFFHGTQPHRRWAGTFGHANKNTYLPNADNIPLKPKVVTIVRNGHKPRNNVKILLNRRSVQSFEQLMADISEAFGPKYKNNKVKKLFSIRGREVQGISDFFRDDDVFIGVGGESLTETDIVDIVEELYPDSSMAKSILRELERNKRKRHNLAKQTQADHDADKRDSGFGEGSDGSNREQDGEYVIYKGRPQEKGKRRNDYPKEYELAGKLEQEKDKAVHDERERTKKRQQKMMETERRALDEERRKRGLVPNKPEDPFKRIKEQKEKEKEEARKKKEEERLKKLEEEEKEKQKKEQEARERAIQAARDRQAAAEKAERVKAEKEKAEREKMEKEKAEKEDKEKPDKDSKEAANKDKTPRDQKADAVTKEKSPRDPKATKEKTDPALKDKEKAEKKRKSKSKIVRKSKLERQVSGDEHITNKYDLGRTLGDGNFAIVRQSKLKAGSGEYAMKVIDKPKLRGKEHMVENEIEIMKDCHHHNIVKLYEEYETSDKIYLVMELVKGGDLFDAITQSVKFGEVDSARMVKDLCNALFYLHSRSIVHRDLKPENLLVHRNKDGSISLKLADFGLAMEVKEPIFTVCGTPTYVAPEILSEIGYGLEVDMWAVGVITYILLCGFPPFRSPDRNQTELFEFIKAGEYEFLSPYWDNISPYAKDLIEHLLVVDKKKRYTAIETLSHPWILLNGDMSRPPESSKLDEMRKNTRKELELQAKQSYDSYQKLKEKRKLEQQAAS; via the exons ATGAATCATTTAGATTCGGGATCTTTGTCTGTGATGGCCGTTCAGGCTCCTCTTCACCATG cTCGTCCACATAACCATGAATTCGGAGAGACAGAATCAAACTTTGGAGCAACTCAAGGAGCCTATGGGAGGACCAGAGGAATGTATGGAAGTAATGCCTTCCATCCGGGGCGATTCTTTCACGGAACTCAACCACATCGACGATGGGCGGGGACATTCGGCCATGCCAATAAAAACACTTATCTACCAAATGCTGATAACATACCACTTAAGCCAAAAGTTGTGACGATAGTCAGAAATGGACACAAACCCCGAAACAATGTGAAGATTCTCCTCAATAGGAGAAGTGTTCAGTCCTTTGAGCAACTTATGGCAGACATTTCCGAGGCCTTTGGAcctaaatataaaaacaataaagtgaAGAAATTGTTCTCAATTCGTGGGAGGGAGGTTCAAGGAATTTCAGACTTTTTCCGTGATGACGATGTGTTTATTGGTGTGGGTGGGGAATCTCTTACTGAGACAGACATTGTTGATATTGTAGAGGAATTGTATCCAGACAGCTCAATGGCCAAAAGCATTCTCCGAGAACTGGAAAGGAACAAACGTAAGCGTCATAACCTTGCTAAACAGACGCAAGCGGATCACGATGCTGATAAGAGAGACAGTGGGTTTGGTGAGGGTAGTGATGGCAGCAATAGGGAGCAGGATGGAGAATATGTCATCTACAAGGGCAGGCCTCAGGAGAAGGGAAAACGAAGAAATGATTATCCCAAGGAATATGAACTGGCTGGTAAACTTGAGCAGGAGAAGGATAAGGCTGTCCATGACGAACGGGAGAGGACAAAGAAAcggcaacaaaaaatgatggAAACAGAGCGACGTGCATTGGATGAAGAAAGGCGGAAGAGAGGTTTAGTACCAAACAAGCCAGAGGATCCGTTTAAGAGAATAAAGGAgcagaaagagaaagaaaaggAAGAGGCTCGCAAGAAGAAGGAGGAAGAAAGATTGAAGAAAttggaagaagaagaaaaagagaaGCAGAAGAAAGAACAGGAAGCTCGAGAAAGAGCTATTCAAGCTGCTCGGGATAGACAAGCTGCTGCAGAGAAGGCAGAAAGAGTTAAAGCAGAGAAAGAAAaggcagagagagagaaaatggaGAAAGAAAAGGCAGAGAAGGAGGACAAAGAAAAACCAGATAAGGACAGTAAAGAAGCTGCCAATAAGGATAAGACACCAAGAGATCAGAAGGCAGATGCTGTCACAAAGGAGAAGTCGCCAAGAGATCCAAAGGCAACGAAAGAGAAGACGGATCCAGCTCTGAAAGACAAAGAAAAAGCAGAAAAGaagcgaaaatcaaaatccaagatTGTACGCAAATCGAAACTGGAGCGCCAAGTGAGTGGTGATGAACACATCACAAACAAGTATGATCTAGGCAGGACTCTTGGAGATGGAAACTTTGCTATAGTGAGACAGTCTAAGCTAAAAGCAGGTAGTGGTGAATATGCCATGAAAGTGATAGACAAGCCGAAACTGAGAGGCAAAGAGCATATGGTGGAGAATGAGATTGAAATTATGAAGGACTGTCACCATCACAATATTGTCAAGTTGTACGAGGAGTATGAAACGTCAGACAAAATTTACCTGGTTATGGAACTTGTCAAG GGTGGGGACTTGTTTGATGCCATTACTCAGAGTGTGAAGTTTGGGGAAGTGGATTCTGCTCGTATGGTCAAGGATTTATGTAATGCCCTTTTCTACCTCCACTCGCGCTCAATAGTCCATCGAGACCTCAAACCTGAGAACCTCCTG GTTCACAGAAACAAGGATGGTTCCATCTCCCTGAAGCTGGCAGACTTTGGGTTAGCAATGGAAGTGAAGGAGCCAATCTTCACAGTCTGTGGAACGCCAACCTATGTAGCCCCAGAAATCCTCTCAGAAATTg GCTATGGCTTGGAGGTGGACATGTGGGCTGTAGGAGTCATTACGTATATTCTGTTGTGTGGTTTCCCACCGTTTCGAAGTCCTGATAGAAACCAGACAGAACTGTTTGAGTTTATTAAAGCAGGAGAATATGAGTTCCTTAGTCCATATTGGGACAACATCTCACCAT ATGCCAAAGATCTGATAGAACACTTATTAGTGGTAGACAAGAAAAAACGGTACACAGCCATAGAAACTCTCTCACACCCATGGATTTTGTTAAATGGTGATATGTCAAGGCCGCCGGAGAGCTCTAAACTGGACGAAATGAGGAAAAATACACGAAAAGAGCTGGAACTTCAGGCGAAGCAAAGCTATGACTCTTATCAAAAACTTAAAGAGAAACGCAAGCTGGAGCAGCAAGCGGCCTCATGA